The proteins below come from a single Carnobacterium divergens DSM 20623 genomic window:
- a CDS encoding heavy metal translocating P-type ATPase yields the protein MKRYPVKGLDCADCTLRLETQINRLENGTDAKLNYTTSTLVASENLDLKAVEKILATENARLVASVKNNQEEGNHGDHEHNHEDGNTKMVITKVIISVILLLIGIFVEDNGQTYFSLALYFVATVLSGWPTFKQGAKNLTRFTFNIDTLMTIALIGAFAIGEYREGTLVAILFGVNEWLEGLGMMQARKSMESLLNVQPKFAMRVKNGIEEKVSIDQLAIGDVVKVVAGEQIPSDGIVLKGTSSVNESAITGESVPVEKQIDATVFGGSINNDGTLFITLTKAYQDSALAKILNLVYEAQETKTQTELFINKFAKYYTPLIMLLAVLVMIVPPLFLGAEWMPWLYEGLAVLIIGCPCALVLSSPIALVAGITKSARIGILIKGGNHLETLGRLETIAFDKTGTLTEGKLAVSDVKVYRPEFYQISRLMEQESMHPIAKAIVGYTLENQIQPEAGLLQVEDLVTVAGSGLTGKINEKHYFLGNERQIPEELLTKEIKKDIEYFKENGRTLVITASETEVLGIFGLTDKIRNESKEIISELHQLGMKKVVMLTGDHEKIAESVANELGIDEVHSSLLPEQKLELIDELSTKGITAMVGDGVNDSPALVKSDLGIAMGKGTDSAIEVADVVLMQDHLGRLPDAIRIAKLVKKIIRINISIALGLKVIALLLTIPGWLTLWFAILADMGATILVTLISLTILLPMRKLGKK from the coding sequence ATGAAAAGATATCCAGTCAAAGGATTAGATTGTGCAGATTGCACATTGAGGTTAGAAACCCAGATCAATCGTTTAGAAAATGGGACAGATGCGAAATTAAACTACACAACAAGTACTTTAGTGGCTTCAGAAAACTTAGACTTAAAAGCTGTTGAAAAAATACTAGCAACTGAAAATGCTCGATTAGTAGCATCGGTTAAAAACAATCAAGAAGAAGGCAATCATGGAGATCACGAGCATAATCACGAAGATGGTAACACGAAGATGGTTATCACAAAAGTCATTATTTCAGTTATTCTCCTACTAATTGGAATTTTTGTAGAAGATAATGGGCAAACCTATTTTTCACTAGCTTTGTATTTTGTAGCAACCGTTCTAAGTGGATGGCCAACTTTCAAACAAGGAGCAAAAAATCTCACACGTTTTACCTTTAACATTGATACTTTAATGACCATTGCATTAATTGGTGCGTTTGCTATTGGTGAGTATCGAGAAGGAACCTTGGTTGCAATCCTTTTCGGTGTAAACGAATGGCTTGAAGGCTTGGGAATGATGCAAGCTCGAAAATCAATGGAGAGCCTTTTGAATGTACAACCTAAATTCGCAATGCGAGTAAAAAATGGAATTGAAGAAAAAGTTTCTATCGATCAATTAGCAATTGGAGATGTGGTAAAAGTCGTTGCTGGTGAACAAATTCCTTCTGATGGGATTGTCCTTAAAGGGACGAGTTCTGTCAATGAAAGTGCCATTACAGGAGAGTCTGTCCCGGTTGAAAAACAAATCGATGCAACGGTTTTCGGCGGAAGCATTAACAATGATGGAACGTTATTTATTACGTTAACAAAAGCGTATCAAGACTCAGCATTAGCCAAAATTTTAAATTTAGTTTATGAAGCACAGGAAACAAAAACACAAACTGAGCTATTCATTAACAAATTTGCTAAATATTACACACCATTGATTATGCTCCTAGCAGTGCTCGTAATGATTGTTCCACCTTTATTCTTAGGAGCTGAGTGGATGCCATGGTTATATGAAGGCTTGGCAGTTTTAATTATCGGTTGTCCATGTGCACTAGTCCTTTCTTCTCCAATTGCTTTAGTAGCAGGTATTACAAAATCAGCTCGCATTGGTATTTTGATTAAAGGAGGCAATCATTTAGAAACACTTGGTCGCTTAGAAACAATTGCATTTGATAAAACAGGAACTTTAACAGAAGGAAAACTGGCTGTGAGTGATGTCAAAGTATATCGTCCTGAATTTTATCAAATTAGTCGTTTAATGGAACAAGAATCGATGCATCCAATTGCTAAAGCAATTGTTGGATATACTCTGGAAAACCAAATACAACCAGAAGCTGGTTTGTTACAAGTGGAAGACTTGGTAACAGTTGCAGGTAGTGGTTTAACTGGTAAAATTAATGAGAAGCATTATTTCCTGGGAAATGAACGTCAAATACCGGAAGAGCTTTTAACAAAAGAAATCAAAAAAGACATTGAATATTTTAAAGAAAATGGACGTACCTTAGTGATTACAGCCAGTGAAACAGAAGTTTTAGGTATCTTTGGTTTAACCGACAAAATCAGAAATGAAAGTAAAGAAATCATTTCAGAGTTGCATCAATTAGGAATGAAAAAAGTTGTAATGCTCACAGGCGATCACGAAAAAATTGCAGAAAGTGTTGCAAATGAACTAGGAATCGATGAAGTTCATAGTTCATTATTACCAGAACAAAAGCTTGAATTAATTGATGAACTATCAACAAAAGGGATTACAGCAATGGTTGGAGATGGTGTGAATGATTCACCAGCCTTAGTAAAAAGCGATTTAGGAATTGCGATGGGTAAAGGAACAGATAGCGCAATTGAAGTAGCTGATGTTGTTTTGATGCAAGATCATTTAGGGCGCTTGCCAGATGCGATTCGAATTGCAAAATTAGTGAAAAAAATTATTCGAATCAACATTTCGATTGCCTTAGGGTTAAAAGTAATTGCTTTGCTATTAACCATTCCAGGCTGGTTGACACTATGGTTTGCGATTTTAGCTGATATGGGTGCAACAATATTGGTTACGTTAATTAGTTTGACTATTTTATTACCGATGAGAAAACTAGGCAAAAAATAA
- a CDS encoding ArsR/SmtB family transcription factor, translating into MTFENKKLTDQTIQRVSQIFKVLSDPTRISILYLLEKQELNVGAIAQCLGMEQSAVSHQLRTLRTANLVKSRREGKTIYYSQDDEHVLDLLTQAVKHTKHIQ; encoded by the coding sequence ATGACTTTTGAAAATAAAAAATTAACGGATCAAACGATTCAACGCGTAAGTCAAATTTTCAAAGTATTGAGTGATCCTACTCGAATTTCAATTTTATACTTATTAGAAAAGCAAGAACTTAATGTAGGAGCGATTGCCCAATGTTTAGGAATGGAACAATCAGCTGTTTCACATCAACTTAGAACTCTGAGAACAGCTAATTTGGTCAAATCAAGACGTGAAGGCAAAACAATTTACTACAGTCAAGATGATGAGCACGTATTAGACCTACTAACTCAAGCAGTAAAACATACCAAACATATTCAATAG
- the phoU gene encoding phosphate signaling complex protein PhoU: MRRVFEEELNDLHLRFSEMGMMVNEAIYKSVKAFINHDKELAKEVIANDHFINERELDLEKRSFEMIALQQPVTTDLRIIVTVMKASSDLERMADHAVSIAKSTIRVKGNKRIPEIEAEIADMADKVKVMVEEVLEAYVKNDSKKAKKIAKMDGEVDLYFKQIYKSCIEEMKANSEIVVGASDYMLVAGYLERIGDYVTNICEWIVYLSTGKVSELNTTNKK; encoded by the coding sequence GTGAGACGAGTTTTTGAAGAGGAATTAAATGACTTACACTTGCGTTTTTCTGAGATGGGCATGATGGTAAATGAAGCCATCTATAAATCGGTTAAAGCTTTTATCAATCACGATAAAGAGTTAGCAAAAGAGGTTATTGCTAATGACCATTTCATTAATGAACGTGAATTAGATTTAGAAAAAAGAAGTTTTGAAATGATAGCTTTACAACAACCGGTTACAACAGATTTGAGAATTATTGTAACGGTAATGAAGGCAAGCTCAGATTTAGAGAGAATGGCGGATCATGCAGTAAGTATTGCAAAATCAACTATTCGAGTAAAAGGAAACAAACGCATCCCTGAAATTGAAGCAGAAATTGCAGATATGGCAGATAAAGTAAAAGTGATGGTGGAGGAAGTTTTAGAAGCTTACGTAAAAAATGATTCTAAGAAAGCCAAAAAAATCGCAAAAATGGATGGAGAAGTTGATTTATACTTCAAGCAAATTTATAAAAGCTGTATTGAAGAAATGAAAGCCAACTCAGAAATCGTTGTGGGAGCTTCAGATTATATGTTAGTTGCAGGTTACTTAGAACGTATTGGTGATTATGTTACCAATATTTGTGAGTGGATTGTTTACCTTTCTACTGGAAAAGTATCTGAATTAAATACAACAAATAAAAAATAA
- the pstB gene encoding phosphate ABC transporter ATP-binding protein PstB, which yields MSEKNYVIESRNVHLYYGKNEALKGISLDFEPKGITALIGPSGCGKSTYLRTLNRMNDLIPNVTINGTVLLKGEDIYGPKMDTVKLRKQVGMVFQQPNPFPFSIYDNVAYGLKIAGMKDKAKMDAIVEESLKKAAVWEDVKDKLNKSALSLSGGQQQRVCIARVLAVEPEVILLDEPTSALDPVSSGKIENMLLELKEYYTMIMVTHNMQQASRISDKTAFFLQGDLIEFGDTRQIFTNPHEKETDDYISGRFG from the coding sequence GTGAGTGAAAAAAATTATGTAATTGAGTCACGAAATGTTCATTTATACTATGGAAAAAATGAAGCCTTAAAAGGCATTTCATTAGATTTTGAACCTAAGGGAATTACTGCTTTGATTGGTCCAAGTGGTTGCGGGAAATCAACGTATCTAAGAACTTTAAATCGAATGAATGATTTGATTCCAAACGTTACAATCAATGGAACGGTGCTGTTAAAAGGCGAAGATATCTACGGTCCTAAGATGGATACGGTTAAGTTAAGAAAGCAAGTTGGAATGGTTTTTCAACAGCCAAATCCTTTTCCATTCTCAATTTATGACAATGTTGCCTATGGGTTAAAGATTGCAGGCATGAAGGACAAAGCGAAGATGGATGCTATTGTAGAAGAGAGTTTAAAAAAAGCGGCAGTTTGGGAAGATGTTAAGGATAAGCTGAATAAAAGTGCGCTCTCATTATCTGGTGGACAGCAACAGCGTGTGTGTATTGCAAGAGTATTGGCAGTAGAACCAGAAGTCATTCTATTAGATGAACCAACAAGTGCTTTAGATCCCGTTTCAAGTGGGAAAATTGAAAATATGTTGCTAGAATTGAAAGAATATTATACCATGATAATGGTAACCCACAATATGCAACAAGCGTCACGTATTTCAGATAAGACAGCATTCTTTTTACAAGGAGATTTAATTGAATTTGGAGATACAAGACAAATCTTTACAAATCCACACGAAAAAGAAACCGATGACTATATTTCTGGACGCTTTGGTTAA
- the pstB gene encoding phosphate ABC transporter ATP-binding protein PstB: MDRGQDVALKTNDLHVWYGQNEAIKGVSLEFEKNKIASLIGPSGCGKSTYLRALNRMNDEISGTKVTGEIMYQGIDVNADNIDVYEMRKNIGMVFQRPNPFSKSIYENITFALKRHGMKDKNELDEIVETSLKQAALWDQVKDNLHKSALALSGGQQQRLCIARAIAMKPDILLLDEPASALDPISTSKVEDTLLSLKEHYTIVIVTHNMQQAARISDYTAFFYMGNVIEYDETRKVFTRPKIQSTEDYVSGHFG, from the coding sequence ATGGATCGTGGTCAAGATGTCGCTTTAAAAACCAATGATCTTCATGTATGGTATGGTCAAAATGAAGCCATTAAAGGTGTTTCTTTAGAATTTGAAAAAAATAAAATTGCTTCATTAATTGGTCCAAGTGGCTGTGGGAAATCAACTTACTTACGTGCGTTGAACCGTATGAATGATGAAATTTCGGGTACTAAAGTAACGGGTGAGATCATGTATCAAGGAATTGACGTTAATGCCGATAATATTGATGTGTATGAAATGCGTAAAAATATCGGCATGGTTTTTCAACGTCCCAACCCATTTAGTAAATCAATTTATGAAAATATTACATTTGCATTAAAACGTCATGGCATGAAAGATAAAAATGAATTAGATGAAATTGTCGAAACCAGTTTAAAACAAGCAGCACTATGGGACCAAGTCAAAGATAATTTGCATAAAAGTGCATTAGCGTTATCAGGTGGCCAACAACAACGTTTGTGTATTGCTAGAGCCATTGCAATGAAACCTGATATACTGTTACTAGATGAGCCCGCAAGTGCATTAGACCCAATTTCAACAAGCAAGGTAGAAGATACGTTACTTTCTTTAAAAGAACATTACACAATTGTAATTGTGACGCATAATATGCAACAAGCTGCTCGTATCAGTGACTATACAGCCTTTTTCTACATGGGAAATGTGATTGAATACGATGAAACTAGAAAAGTCTTTACACGACCTAAGATTCAGTCGACAGAAGACTATGTATCAGGACACTTTGGATAG